The genomic DNA AATCCATGCACAGGTacacattattaattattagctTATCCATGCTAGCTAGCTGAAACAtgtaattaattagaaaaagcTCAATGGTTAATTAACTTGAGGGGAAGTTAATTAGCTTgcatcatatatacataattgttaataacaataattaatcagagatgcaatatatatatatatatatgatacaacatcataattttaagaaaaaatataaagatgccTTCCTCAAAAAAATCTTTAAAGACGACACGTAGTCAGAAATAATGTCTCAGAATTAAGTTAAAACTAAagaacattttaaattttacgtATAACCTCGAAATGTAACTTGGGGGCATACCTGACCCGAAGAATTAGATTCAAGTCTAAATGTGGACTACCCCCAACCCATATCACCTCTCGCTAAGATCAACCTTTAAGTTTAAATTCAATCGTCCATGATCACATGGCATAATCATAATCATCCATCATGCTTGAATTTGATTGTCCACATAATTAACATGATTATGATTTTCTATCAACTGTATAATATGTCTGTATAAGATCATGAATTTAAAGAGTCATGTAATGAATTAATTATACCATCTTGCATCAATCTACCCCAAATCTTGTTACTAACTTAACagttaaaagagaaataaatctCAGTTCTTATTTTATAAGTCAAGCAACTTCTCGATAAACTAAGAATCAAGTAAAAACTAGCTGAGAACAAAACTTTCAAAAGAATCTAGAAGTGAGCGACTCCAACATTGACCATACAGTTAGGTGGACCCCTAACATTGATGAGTGATTAAAAAGGGTAGCTTGAAAGCCTTGTCCTTGTGGTCCTATATATATGAGCAAAGTTTTTATTGCATAATTTGGACTCCTTTATAAGAAGGATCGAATAGACAAGTATACGTTGTTTAATTAGTGTTCGTTAAGGAGATAAGGCTAATTATGAACCTTAAAACATTCCATTAATCATTAATTACATCGATCTCCCATTCCTTTGTGATGATgcctcctctcttttcttccctCTAATTAACATGCCCCAGTTTCTATCCAGAGcttattaattatcaaatacACGTGTTTGTTTGATCATCCtttctgtattttttttgcTCTAATTAATATACCTTTCTACTAATTACACTCTTTAATTAAGTCTAGAATTCGAAGAGGGAGACAAAAACTACTCCTTTCTGATTAATAGGAGTTTGTGACTGAATTATAGATGGGATGGTTATAATAGTTAAGTATCAAATATACTTAATTATATTAGacaacaatatatcaaaagCATTAATTATCACAACAATCATCTTAATAATTCATCCTATATTTGATCGCCTAGGATCAATCTAACTGTATATTTGGTGGCTGCACAGTCTATTAGTGAATTTATACAAGCACAACCCTTCTACTTTGAAaagagtgtatatatatacgtgtgtgtgcgcgcgcgcgcgcgcttAATTATGAGCTTCTAATTTGACTCAAATGATTATAATTAGCAAAAGGGTTTCTTCTGAACCATTAATTCTTAATGATACATACATAAGAACTCAAGctaattaattatatagttCTCATCAGGTGGGTCTTATATTGATCGATTAATCCacatatatagtatatatatgatatattgaACAATCTGTAGTGGGTATATCCCGTCAACTGTACATAGACAGATCAAAGCCCATCCAAACCTCAGAAAGCATCAAACTTGGCTTGTTTTGTCCACTCTCAagtacttctctctctctatatatatatatattcatgtacgGAGAGAGGGGACCACTATATAGCTAATTAGATGGATGAATTAATCCCATCTACTGTTATTTAATTAGGTAATTGATCATAAAGGGAAGTAAGAGTGAGTACGATCATCTACTGTTACGGAATATTAATTTAAGATGAGGTTAATTAATCACCTGGGGTTAGGGCTGTTCTTGACCATCTTCTTGCCGTACTTCCTCCATTTGAATCCGTCGTCCATGATCTCCAGCTCCGATTTCGTCTTGAAGGCAACCCTCATCGTCGACGACGGTGGCGACGACGACCCAGCTCCATGATCGGCTGCCGCCTTGCTTTTCTTCTCCCCATGTTCACTTCTCCATCTGCAGGCAAGCCAATTAAACACACCGATTGTAcgttataattaaatttatacccacttaattggtaaattttacacatatatatgtacatcATGATGACTTACATGTTAGTAACACTTGAAGTGGAGTCGCCTGAGCCGGAGGCCATGACACTGGCATTGGGGGAGAAAGCCATCTCTTGCGGCGAGAggtcttcctcttcttcttcttggaggAGGAGGTAGTCGGAGACCTGGAAGTCGAGATCGGGGCCGAGGAGATCAGCGTAGGGATTAGGGTTATGGTTAGCGTTTAGGCGGCAGCCATGGCTATCCATTGTTAGTGATGACCTGAGGCTGAGGGCTGTGGGGAGAGGATTGACAACCTAGGGCTTTTCAAGCGGCCATTAAATATATGCTTCTAGTGAGCTACTACTAGTCGTTCTTCTGCCGCCAGCTCCATGCTCCTTCCTGGAAGCCTTCCAGCGGAGGAGGCATACTATGAAgatgcctctctctctctctctctctctctctctcttcctgcCACGTGTCGCCTTGTTGACGAATGTAATTGTGTCATGCCCGTGACGTGTGCTGTCCGTCACCCCACTTTGGCGTTGGTGGCTTTTACATTCGCTCACCAATCAGATGATTTATGTCCACTCGATTCTGTGGTTCTAATTCATTAATtggcaaccccccccccccccccccatctccTTTGTCTTCCTTGATTAATGCAACATTTAAAagcttaattaatatattaatttttttaattacttattaaaatatatatatccacatCGATAATACTAAATATTATCCTAAATGCactttttctcaatttttaaataaatttattaattaataattaaaatattttaaaatacgagacaattttcattttcttcctaaaTTAATGCAATATTAAAAGACttgatatattaatttttaattacttattaaaaaacatatattgacatgggtaataaaaaatattatccctAAATGCATTTTTCTACaatctttaaattattttattgattaatgattaaaatcttttaaaatatagtGTACCTATGTATCATCGGCTTGTAGAATTGCTTAGAGACTACAAACAAAATACACTTATAGatcaaaatttatcaattaccCTTGGGGGTGTTTGGTGTgggaaaaatttttaaatttctgagATTCATGATTTTTGGAAATGCTGTTGGAAATCTTTAATTCCCAAGATATATgcaattctatatttggttatatttaaatattctcaaaaatattgagtattcttttatgAGAATTTCACATtactatatttgatttaaatataacattcttgggaattcatattcttttttcaaaattacccttatttaattttttatataaaaatgataatttttttctactatataaaatattgagacccacaatatctttagaaagtcaaaaaaatattatttttttatacattatgtatatatatatgcatgtgtatatataatatatatacataatatatatgtttgtatgaatatgtattttaatatatataatattttataataaataatataaatatattataatatattttttatatttaatatataatatataaatatattacatatatataatatatataatatttttgtatggggttataaaagagtgaatggtgctttagtctttttatttattaaaaacatttccAAATTCATGGGAAACTTAGATTCCTAACCCCCATGAAAATTTTTTTGTGGGAaagttatatatttaaaaatcatTCTCGAGAATCCTATTTCtcagaattatttttataaaaaaattgtatcaaaTATAGGAATACAGATTCCCAacctaatattttcaaaaatcttaaaatttctctgataccaaatgcCCCCTTAAAGCAACGATTCACATTACCCTATCTTTTAGCATCTCTAGGCATATTATCTTCATTAgtcttgtttgtttttttagCTTAATGCCCTCGTAATCTCTTTATCTTGATATTGAATATGCAAAAGATTTTACTAAGACAATGACAAGTAAAGCATTTGTAAGGCTTGTTTTGAAGATAAATGAAGGgtcaaattaagtaaaaatgttatttggatatttatttataatttttttagtgatactcatactttaatatattatatacttatattgatattatatacaaatattattcaaaatgTGACAACTAAgtattcaaataatataattaagagtAAAAAAGAGGAATCTCATTTATGGGAAGGAACCTTGGTCTATAAGAAATCAACAGAGCAAAGATGAAGTGTCCAATGTGACAAGTGCTGTAGCaaaagaatatttaaattattcaaaaacaaagagaaaagaggaCAATAAAGCTTCCAAGATAAGAACCAAGTAGGATCTATTTAGTTTTTAGGTTTGAAgatggtaattaattttttaatttttttagaaattatgatTATGATAGTGTCATATTAGTGTACCCTTGTCGGAGTTTGGGCCATGTCTTAGTCTCAGTGTGGCATATTTTAGgaagagaataattttttttataaaaaaataaaaaattaggtttaggCTTCCTGCAAGAATGAATTAGAAGATTCAAATTTAAAGATAGCGATATTTACTAGCAACAAAATAATGGAGGCATTCAATCAATATAGATTGATTCAAATCTAATATAGCACCTATGAGTATATAAGAAATGTTTTGAATCGATTCAATCACAATTTCGAATATGAAATTTAAAGGGATCAAATAGGAAAAGATACTCTAAATCATAAAACTATAATCAAATCTACAATATCAACCAACATTTATCAAAAAAGAGTTAGAAGAAATGGTTTGatcctaattttatttttatttcttaaaccAAAAGATCCATGAATCGGGATCTTGATACATATAGATGCAAAAGGTTCAATGGGAGCAAGAATTTTTAGGagcattttatttttgagtagAAGAGTCATTTTCAAGCAGTGTTCAATCGAGTAGATCAATAAATTATTACAAACTTCACTCTAGTTTCCTATTAGTTTTAAGTGGTATGtggaatattttaaaaagagaaATCTTGAACCTAAATCTCTAAAGAGATTAAAGAAAAGTTGTACTTatacccaatttttttttttaattaggcATGTGTTTTGTAAAAGAATATATATCATTGTTACATATTAAACTTGTAATATTTTGTAGCAAAAAAACAATCATACCATTATTATATACCAAAATTTTGCCTTTTTAAAAGGACATGCTATACAAACCCACTAATTatcatatacataatatataacaagTGTGTTTCActattctctttctttttcctttttgggtAAAATTCATGATGTTGCCCTATTCAAAGACTCAAATGTGCTTTCATTAGGTTTGAAGTTAATTAGAACCTGCCAAACTCTCATAGTCCCACACTATCTCAGTCTTAAGCTTCCTAAGtagaatttttttcaaattttatctatatatacatatgtaagtgtgatagaaaaaataattttatttttatttaaaaaaattctaatgttttataaaaaaactaaaaatataattatatctattttcatattttcaatttcGTACTCGTTTTCCTTTCTCAAGAGGGCGTTGTTCCTTTCTCAAGAAGGCGTTGGAGGGTCCTTGTGCATCGACAACCCTCCATGACTCTAGTTGGTGGATAGATAAGTAGAAAttttttcaattcaaattttctttatatatacatatgtaagtgtgatagaaaaaataattttatttttatttaaaaaaaatctaatattttataaaaaaaaattaaaaatataattatatctgTTTTCACATTTTTCATTTCGTACTCGTTCCTTTCTCAAGAGGGCATTGGAGGGTCCTTGTGCATCAGCGACCCTTCAAGACTCTAGTTGGTGGATAggataagagaagaaaattttataagaattaaaattaaaataaaaaaaattaagcctAATATATCAAGTAACATTTGCGTAGATATATACACAAGTTAGTTGTAAGGAATGGCATGAAAGGTGTTAAATGGGTCCCTCGTTTTAAATTAGGTTTAAAGTGAGTAGATATATACACAAGTTcgttgtttttatttaaatttttcgaATAAAGAAACTATTGATGTTGTcgcaaaaatttaaagaaaatttattcGATTTCTTATATGATTAGTTTGGAATGCCATTAGTTTATTACACTATTTGAGATTGGTACTCATCCTGTCGATGTCATCGACGAATATATTGTTGTAATTACACATTGTGTTGTGTTGGTTCTCCTTTaatgtaaaaaagaaaagaagaaagagacttGACGTGGAAAGGCTGAGGAGCAGACCATCAACATCGAAGGGACTGTATGAGCATGTGTGACGGGTAAAGAAAGGTCTTGAGAAAGTGCTAAGAAATGTCTTTGTGGTGATCAAAGTCTTGACTTCACCGAAGACTTCGTGTTGCCTTGCCGGCATTCCCTATTTTTACTTCATTATTTTATTGTCTTCGAAGCCACCAAGGAAGCTTCCTTCCTCCCAACCCTACTACACACGTGTGTCCACTAGCCAAGCCATGCTGATCAGTCagtcttaattaattaactagGCCATGTTTAGTCTAGTCTTGACCCACTGACCAGATTAGGCTTGGCATTGGCTCATTGTTTAGACCCATTCCCTCGGCTCGCTTTATTAGGTCACCTGGTAGCTTCGGTATTCTACTTAATTAGGTCTATCTAGACCTGATCGATTTAAGGGACTTTTACAAAACAATTATCTTATTCAACTAGAATTctctttttaaagtttaaaatataaactCGTGATTAGGGATTGCTTCCTATATACTAACAATCTTAATATACTTAGAATAAAATTCTTCTTCTCCTAAATCTTAAGAGGACAATCTCAAAAAATGTAACTCGTCtccttaaaaaaattcaatcctAAGGTAAAATCTCCATATTGCTATAAATAGAGGAGGATTTTTCTTTTCAGACAAGCACAGATTATCTTGGTTAAATTTGACTAAGATATTGGAGTGACTTTTTCGAATAGTCTTATACAATATTATCgtctctttttttaaaaatttatttattaaatgcaATCATTTAAACCTGAAATTTCCCATCATGGATCCAGTACAAATAtggcttcttcttttttttctctaagtTTGCACAACATCAGTCATGGCACGGCAATGATTTGGACCGGACCATGAATTTGAAGTCGGTTACCGATTCTTATCCACTTTACCcgaatttattaaaatattataataacatatataaagtaggaatgaaaaaaaataatattataattaggTAGTCCCTATTGGCAAATATATCTTTGAcaaagataaaagaaataaaaaaaaaaaaaaaaagaagaagcaaatttAGTGATTAGTCGCAATCTACCTAGAttgcacaaaaataaaaataaaaaattattacgACACAAAATAGAGTGAGAAAATAAGATtgctttctctttcttgttttcaagttatttttaatttttgattttctaaaataatgaaaacacattctctttgttgtttttaaaaatatatttttgaaactaaaaaaattataaagaaaactcaaaataacaaaaagttgttttgagtatttttattcaaaataaactctaaactaaaaacatatttatttattcagattttattattgtaatgaaaaaaaaatattataaaattcattaactttaaaatatatatatatttttaataatatattaatattcaatatttctaatttactgaataatcaaatttattgaataaaatattattaaaaaaatatttttaaaattttaaagagaacgcgttttttaattttctattttgagaaataattttttaaaatgacaaagagaatgcattttcaattttttaaaaacagattaccaaaacaaaaaattcaaaatgaattcaaaactcaaaattgaaaattaaaaagtaaagaaaacgcagtctaatattcttaaaaagcATAAAAcgtaaatatgaaaaaaaagtataaataaaaaatataaaggtctctttgaatataatttttatattatataatataagtgaagtttttttcaaaaaaaaaaatcatccataaacTAGTTAGAGGGagaattttttcagtttttgatattttgtgaaagaaaatgtatttttaaatcaaaaacacaatttttatgttttcctaatattacaaaataattttgaagagttttttaaattataaaaacagaCCATAAACGTTTTTTTGATGTTTCTCAATGCATTGGTGCATAAAACGTTTTAAAAATGCTAAAACGACACCTTGAAGTGTTTTGGTAGATCATAGCTACCTACTTCATTTTAGTCCGTTATTAAAGATTAAATCTCCGATTAGCATAAATTCTACAATTTTTTGATTAACTATCATTAAATGTGCATGATTTATAAActatttgtatatttaaaatatatttaatacacgtttggaaaatatttattataaatgtatggtcataaaaaatttcataataatatttatataccCACTGCGTATGAAGGCGAGATGGGGGTGTGTGTTGACTTGTTTGTATTTGTGACCTGACTTCTTAAAAGTCAAAGTCAATTAACACCAAGTCATGACCACGTGATGCGGATCAGAATGTTAGATCACATTCGAGCTGAGAGTCATTCCCGGCCGATCCTGAGATTTTAGGgtcttaaataaattttatatatagtcgtttatatttaaaaataaaattatatataatgaatataaataaaaaaattattatatagaaacatttaaaattatcagaataataatttaaaatttataatattttattttaaatttactcttttaacatttttaaataaaaaatcgacaaatattttttagcaaatataataaatcaatttaaatgtaaaaattaatataatattaaattcaaatgtaattgaGTAACAATATAATCTAGTTagat from Diospyros lotus cultivar Yz01 chromosome 4, ASM1463336v1, whole genome shotgun sequence includes the following:
- the LOC127798791 gene encoding probable WRKY transcription factor 51 → MDSHGCRLNANHNPNPYADLLGPDLDFQVSDYLLLQEEEEEDLSPQEMAFSPNASVMASGSGDSTSSVTNIWRSEHGEKKSKAAADHGAGSSSPPSSTMRVAFKTKSELEIMDDGFKWRKYGKKMVKNSPNPRNYYKCSAGGCNVKKRVERDREDPSYVITTYEGMHNHESPSTVYYNNTSVPFSLGYPPSTLQPSSSSSSHSYTSPS